The genomic window CCATCCGCCGCGCGCGAACGCGAGGAGTGTGGCGGCCATCACGATGCGGTGATCGGCGCGCGTCGGGAGCACGGCGGCCGGAGCGGCATCGCGGGAGCCGGTCACCTCGAGCGCGCGCCCCGCGTACCGCGCGCCGATCCCCGCCGCGCCG from Thermoanaerobaculia bacterium includes these protein-coding regions:
- a CDS encoding 3-phosphoshikimate 1-carboxyvinyltransferase, whose translation is GAAGIGARYAGRALEVTGSRDAAPAAVLPTRADHRIVMAATLLAFARGGWVESPRAVEKSYPGFFRDVFGI